The Vicia villosa cultivar HV-30 ecotype Madison, WI linkage group LG1, Vvil1.0, whole genome shotgun sequence genome includes a region encoding these proteins:
- the LOC131644419 gene encoding late embryogenesis abundant protein 3-like: MSQEQPPRPKANQFPEQQTIKPRDAALMQTTESQASGQTQKRSSAAALMQAKDNQALDPGLGLDKNAITIGEALEVSALTQAGDKPLDQSDAAAIQAAEMRATGKNQTQQGGLGAMAQSAATRNSRTMPLQNTTLADVVSGAREKLGADKAVTREDTEGVIGAELRNKDNTKKTPGGVAGSMAAAATLNQKTKSG; encoded by the exons ATGAGTCAAGAACAGCCACCGAGACCAAAAGCAAATCAGTTTCCCGAGCAACAAACAATCAAACCAAGAGACGCAGCTCTTATGCAGACAACAGAGAGTCAAGCCTCAGGACAAACCCAAAAAAGAAGTTCCGCCGCAGCTCTCATGCAGGCAAAAGATAATCAAGCCTTAGATCCCGGTTTGGGTTTGGACAAGAATGCTATAACCATTGGAGAGGCGCTGGAAGTTTCTGCTCTAACTCAAGCTGGTGATAAGCCGTTGGATCAGAGTGATGCTGCTGCTATACAAGCAGCGGAAATGAGAGCCACCGGAAAGAATCAAACCCAGCAAGGTGGGTTGGGAGCTATGGCTCAGTCAGCAGCAACTCGGAACTCTCGTACTATGCCTTTGCAGAATACAACACTGGCTGATGTCGTATCG GGTGCGCGGGAGAAACTCGGAGCAGACAAGGCTGTAACTCGAGAGGATACGGAGGGAGTGATTGGAGCCGAGCTTAGAAACAAAGATAACACCAAAAAGACACCGGGCGGGGTGGCTGGGTCGATGGCAGCAGCGGCTACACTCAATCAAAAAAC GAAGAGCGGGTGA
- the LOC131656588 gene encoding zinc finger BED domain-containing protein DAYSLEEPER-like: MREKFDKYWSEYSIVLAFGAILDPTKKLNFLTFAYQKIDLLEAKEKLENVKNKLSRLYEEYVKNGSHSSNEFEEYESQTINVAGTSDLDDYLAEQRLPPICGFDILAFWKERSRRCHDLAKMACDILSIPITTVASESTFSIGARVLNKYRSSLKDDTVQALMCSRSWLHGFVEYDSDNDEDGDKKEVISSEGPNQ, encoded by the exons ATGAGAGAGAAATTCGACAAGTATTGGAGTGAATATAGTATAGTATTAGCCTTTGGGGCTATACTAGATCCAACCAAGAAGCTCAATTTCTTGACATTTGCATATCAAAAAATTGATCTATTAGAAGCTAAAGAGAAGTTGGAGAATGTCAAGAATAAGTTGTCTAGGTTGTATGAAGAGTATGTTAAAAATGGTAGTCATTCTTCTAAT GAGTTTGAAGAGTACGAAAGTCAAACAATTAATGTTGCGGGAACATCTGATCTTGATGATTATTTAGCCGAGCAAAGGCTTCCGCCAATATGTGGTTTTGATATATTAGCTTTTTGGAAGGAGAGAAGTCGAAGATGTCACGATCTTGCAAAAATGGCTTGTGATATATTAAGCATTCCAATAACCACTGTGGCATCGGAATCTACTTTTAGCATTGGTGCTAGAGTTTTGAACAAGTATAGAAGCTCTTTGAAAGATGACACGGTTCAAGCTCTCATGTGCTCACGTAGTTGGCTGCATGGTTTTGTAG AATATGACAGTGACAATGATGAAGATGGAGATAAGAAAGAAGTCATTAGTTCAGAAGGACCAAATCAATGA